The Pseudochaenichthys georgianus chromosome 24, fPseGeo1.2, whole genome shotgun sequence genome includes a region encoding these proteins:
- the extl3 gene encoding exostosin-like 3 — MQRNGGGAGAGGQPWVLRRVRLTWLSFMLFFILVFFPLIAHYYLTTIDEAGGPEKHIFGPRPGGELCEVKHVQDLCRIRESVSEELLQLEAKRQELNGEISRLNMRIEACKRSIDSAKQDLLQLKNVISQTEHSYKELMAQNQPKLSLPVRLLPDKEDPGLPPPKSARSCRLRSCFDYARCPLTSGFPVYVYDTASYPWADFIDPLVKQAFAASVKSNIYITDNPSIACLYLVLVGELQESSSPPPPPSELEKQLKALPYWRSDGHNHVLVHFSRMSMTQNFLYNVSTGRAAVAQSTFLEQQYREGFDLVVSPLVHALSEPNFLEVPPQVPVKRKYLFTFQGERVESLRSSLQEGPPQTFEEEMEGDPPADYDDRIIGTLKAVQDSHLDQVLVEFTCKNPRPSLPTEWALCGEREDRLEVLKVSTFGLVIAPGDGQLVASAGCGMRLFEALEVGTIPVVLGDHSRLPYHQLIRWSEAAIIVPKPRVTELHFLLRSLSDNDMLAMRRQGRFLWETYFSTSENVLNTLLACIRTSIQVPAAPIKEEPAHEIPHKAGKLAGTDANLADNGDLDLGPVETEPPYASPRFLRNFTYTASETYRAWNRAPGPFHLFPHTPLDPVLPSEAKFLGSGTGFRPIGGGTGGSGKEFQAALGGNVPREQFTVVMLTYEREEVLMNSLERLNGLPYLNKVVVVWNSPKPPSDDLLWPDIGLPIVVVRTEKNSLNNRFLPWDVVETEAILSIDDDAHLRHDEIMFGFRVWREARDRIVGFPGRYHAWDVNHQSWLYNSNYSCELSMVLTGAAFFHKYYAYLYSYVMPQAIRDMVDEYINCEDIAMNFLVSHITRKPPIKVTSRWTFRCPGCPQALSHDDSHFHERHKCINFFVKVYGYMPLLYTQFRVDSVLFKTRLPHDKTKCFKFI, encoded by the exons ATGCAGCGTAACGGCGGGGGGGCGGGCGCCGGTGGCCAGCCATGGGTGTTACGGCGCGTGCGTCTCACCTGGCTCAGTTTCATGCTCTTTTTCATCCTGGTCTTCTTCCCACTCATCGCCCATTACTACCTCACGACCATCGATGAAGCCGGGGGTCCCGAGAAGCACATCTTTGGCCCGCGGCCCGGTGGCGAACTCTGTGAGGTCAAACATGTGCAGGATCTGTGCCGGATCCGCGAGTCGGTCAGCGAGGAGCTGCTGCAGCTGGAGGCCAAGAGGCAGGAGCTCAACGGGGAGATCTCCCGACTCAACATGCGCATCGAGGCCTGCAAGCGCAGCATCGACAGCGCCAAGCAGGACCTGCTGCAGCTGAAGAACGTTATCAGCCAGACGGAACACTCCTATAAAGAACTGATGGCCCAGAACCAGCCCAAGCTTTCACTGCCGGTCAGACTGCTGCCAGACAAGGAGGACCCGGGTTTACCACCGCCGAAGTCTGCACGCTCCTGCCGCCTACGCTCCTGCTTCGACTACGCCCGCTGCCCTCTCACCTCTGGGTTTCCAGTCTATGTCTATGACACGGCCTCCTATCCATGGGCAGACTTTATTGACCCCCTGGTGAAGCAGGCGTTTGCAGCATCAGTGAAGAGCAACATTTATATAACCGATAACCCCAGCATTGCCTGTCTCTACTTGGTTTTAGTCGGGGAGCTGCAGGAGTCCTCCTCcccgcctcctcctccctcagagCTGGAGAAGCAACTGAAAGCTCTGCCTTACTGGAGATCTGATGGACACAATCATGTTCTGGTGCATTTCTCTAGAATGTCAATGACACAGAACTTCCTGTATAATGTGAGCACAGGACGGGCGGCAGTCGCTCAGTCCACCTTCCTGGAGCAGCAGTACCGCGAGGGCTTTGACTTGGTTGTGTCCCCGCTCGTTCATGCCCTCTCAGAGCCAAACTTTTTAGAAGTGCCCCCTCAAGTTCCTGTAAAAAGGAAATACCTCTTCACCTTCCAGGGGGAGAGGGTGGAGTCACTAAGGAGCAGCTTACAGGAAGGACCCCCCCAGACTTTCGAGGAGGAGATGGAAGGAGACCCACCAGCCGACTACGATGATCGCATCATCGGCACCTTAAAGGCGGTGCAGGACAGCCACCTTGATCAGGTGCTGGTGGAGTTCACCTGCAAGAACCCCCGGCCGAGTCTGCCGACTGAGTGGGCTCTgtgtggggagagggaggaccGGCTGGAGGTGCTTAAGGTTTCCACCTTTGGCCTGGTGATAGCTCCAGGGGACGGGCAGCTGGTGGCCTCAGCAGGCTGTGGGATGAGGCTCTTTGAGGCCCTCGAAGTGGGGACCATCCCAGTCGTGTTGGGGGACCACTCCAGACTGCCGTATCACCAGCTTATTCGATGGAGCGAAGCTGCCATCATAGTCCCTAAGCCTCGTGTTACAGAGCTACACTTCCTGCTGCGCAGCCTATCAGACAATGACATGCTGGCCATGAGGCGGCAGGGCCGCTTCCTGTGGGAAACGTACTTCTCTACCTCGGAGAATGTTCTAAACACCCTCCTGGCCTGCATCAGAACCAGCATCCAGGTTCCTGCTGCTCCCATCAAAGAAGAGCCGGCTCACGAGATTCCCCACAAAGCAGGGAAGCTGGCAGGAACTGATGCCAACCTGGCTGACAATGGGGACCTGGATCTGGGTCCTGTTGAGACGGAGCCCCCCTACGCCTCTCCGCGCTTTCTCCGCAACTTCACATACACAGCTTCAGAAACATATCGAGCATGGAACCGGGCCCCGGGGCCTTTCCATCTGTTCCCTCACACTCCTCTGGACCCCGTGCTGCCCTCTGAAGCCAAATTCCTCGGCTCTGGAACTGGCTTCAGGCCCATCGGTGGAGGTACGGGAGGCTCAGGGAAGGAGTTTCAGGCAGCTCTAGGAGGGAATGTGCCCCGAGAACAGTTCACCGTGGTCATGCTGACCTATGAGAGGGAGGAGGTGCTGATGAACTCTCTGGAGAGGCTGAATGGACTGCCGTACCTCAACAAAGTAGTGGTGGTGTGGAACTCACCCAAGCCTCCCTCAGACGACCTGCTGTGGCCAGACATCGGCCTGCCCATCGTG GTTGTCCGCACAGAGAAGAACAGCCTCAACAACCGCTTCCTTCCCTGGGACGTCGTGGAAACCGAGGCCATCCTGTCGATTGACGATGACGCTCATCTCCGCCACGACGAGATCATGTTCGGGTTCAG AGTGTGGCGCGAGGCCAGAGATCGCATCGTGGGTTTCCCCGGAAGGTACCATGCGTGGGACGTGAACCATCAGTCCTGGCTCTACAACTCCAACTACTCCTGTGAGCTCTCCATGGTCCTGACCGGAGCTGCTTTCTTCCATAAG TACTACGCCTACCTGTACTCCTACGTGATGCCCCAGGCTATCAGGGACATGGTGGACGAGTACATAAACTGTGAAGACATCGCCATGAACTTCCTGGTTTCTCACATTACCCGAAAACCTCCCATCAAG GTGACGTCACGTTGGACTTTCCGCTGTCCCGGCTGCCCTCAGGCCCTTTCACACGACGACTCCCATTTCCACGAACGCCACAAGTGCATCAATTTCTTCGTCAAAGTGTATGGCTACATGCCGCTGCTGTACACACAGTTTCGCGTGGACTCTGTGCTGTTTAAGACTCGTTTGCCCCACGACAAGACCAAGTGCTTTAAGTTCATATAG